Proteins from a single region of Segatella copri:
- a CDS encoding site-specific integrase, producing MSRSTFSILPYINRQKVKADGTANILCRITVDGKSAAISTGISCTPQEWNAKKGEVRNARDNGRLASFLAEVKDKYNSLLTTNGIITVEMLKAVLKDTDTTGRFLLSFGDTIVEWYRTSKARQTFLHKRTWQKNLRAFVHSLDKDDIAFEDIDENFGEEYKLFLKRDQGRIDSYVNHCLLWLNMLMYKAVDRSIIRFNPIARIGYEKKAAPKMTHISKADFIRMLSTPMADERTELARRCFIFASLTSLSYIDVKKLYPHHISENSEGRKFIRKEREKTGVEFFVPLHPIAEKILSLYNTTDDSKPVFPLGEKKDIYLDVHTLGMVLGISNKLGFHASRHTFGVLMLNEDIPIGSIAKMMGHADITSTQVYAQVTEQKISNDMDKLIAKRERNRLSNEKTIGK from the coding sequence ATGAGCAGAAGTACATTTTCAATTTTGCCTTACATCAACAGACAGAAGGTGAAGGCAGACGGAACAGCCAACATACTTTGCCGCATCACCGTTGACGGTAAAAGCGCAGCCATTTCCACAGGCATATCCTGTACCCCACAGGAGTGGAACGCCAAGAAGGGAGAGGTACGGAACGCAAGGGACAACGGACGATTGGCAAGTTTCCTTGCTGAGGTCAAGGATAAATACAACTCACTTCTTACCACCAATGGCATCATCACCGTGGAAATGCTGAAGGCTGTGTTGAAGGACACGGACACGACAGGAAGGTTCTTGCTGAGCTTTGGTGATACCATCGTGGAATGGTATCGAACCTCAAAAGCCAGACAAACCTTTCTGCACAAGCGGACATGGCAGAAGAACCTGAGAGCCTTTGTCCATTCGTTGGATAAGGACGACATCGCCTTTGAGGACATAGACGAGAATTTCGGGGAGGAATACAAGCTATTCCTGAAACGAGACCAGGGACGTATCGACAGCTACGTGAACCATTGCCTTCTCTGGCTGAACATGTTGATGTACAAGGCAGTGGACAGGAGCATTATTCGCTTCAATCCCATAGCCAGGATAGGGTATGAGAAGAAGGCAGCCCCGAAGATGACCCATATCAGCAAGGCAGACTTCATCAGGATGCTCTCTACCCCGATGGCTGACGAGCGAACGGAGCTTGCACGCAGATGTTTCATTTTTGCCTCGCTCACCTCCTTATCCTATATAGATGTAAAGAAACTGTACCCTCACCATATCAGTGAGAACTCCGAGGGTAGGAAGTTCATCCGCAAGGAAAGAGAGAAGACAGGCGTGGAGTTCTTCGTGCCACTCCATCCGATAGCCGAGAAGATTCTTTCGCTCTACAATACCACGGACGACAGCAAGCCTGTTTTTCCACTGGGTGAGAAGAAAGACATCTATCTTGATGTGCATACCCTTGGAATGGTGCTTGGCATAAGCAATAAGTTGGGATTCCACGCCAGCCGCCATACATTCGGAGTCTTGATGCTCAACGAGGACATTCCCATCGGCAGCATAGCCAAGATGATGGGACACGCAGACATTACAAGCACACAGGTCTATGCGCAGGTGACGGAGCAGAAGATTTCAAATGACATGGATAAGCTTATTGCCAAGCGGGAAAGGAACAGATTATCGAACGAAAAAACTATTGGAAAATGA
- a CDS encoding helix-turn-helix domain-containing protein translates to MSNEVMTRNSEWMNHIVNHLNRMVDNFERAVMNYRPMLGGERFMTDKELCARLQLSRRTLQDYRNNGVIPYIQLGGKILYRESDIQKILMANYREAYRMKGV, encoded by the coding sequence ATGAGCAATGAAGTAATGACAAGAAACAGCGAGTGGATGAACCACATCGTGAACCACCTCAACCGAATGGTTGACAATTTTGAACGTGCCGTGATGAACTACCGCCCCATGCTTGGCGGTGAGCGCTTCATGACGGACAAGGAGCTTTGTGCCAGGCTGCAACTGAGCCGAAGAACCCTGCAGGACTACCGAAACAACGGTGTCATCCCGTATATCCAGCTTGGCGGAAAGATACTCTACCGCGAGTCCGACATTCAGAAGATTCTGATGGCTAACTATCGTGAAGCGTACAGAATGAAAGGTGTGTAG
- a CDS encoding helix-turn-helix domain-containing protein → MGFIVFEEEAFNYLDAQLENFVKRMDRIRERSEDKTMNKWLDTQDVCQTLNICPRTVQTLRDNGTLAYTQISHKTYYKPEDVMAIVAVVEDKKKDMRFRKRTG, encoded by the coding sequence ATGGGATTCATCGTATTCGAGGAAGAGGCATTCAACTATCTTGATGCCCAGTTGGAGAACTTCGTGAAGCGCATGGACAGAATCCGTGAGCGCAGTGAGGACAAGACCATGAACAAGTGGCTCGACACGCAGGACGTGTGTCAGACGCTCAACATCTGCCCACGGACAGTGCAGACGCTTCGGGACAACGGAACTTTGGCTTATACGCAAATCAGCCACAAGACCTACTACAAGCCGGAGGACGTGATGGCTATCGTAGCAGTAGTGGAGGACAAGAAAAAGGACATGCGTTTTCGCAAGCGCACAGGTTAG
- a CDS encoding DUF3408 domain-containing protein — MARTKDAVLTPEQKELVEKEYLDFVKPSTYGNKANPSSCNSLYDDVENPELRAIVEKVAATTPYREETSTNEAQSPPNPQKRISGKQRKATLEEYQQTFLQVPRIDDRKPVFVNSDVRDRLDRVVRILGGRRMSVSGIIENIVRHHLSLYEEDFEAWRKL, encoded by the coding sequence ATGGCAAGAACAAAAGATGCAGTCTTGACTCCTGAGCAAAAGGAGCTGGTGGAAAAAGAGTATTTGGATTTTGTTAAACCATCTACGTATGGCAACAAAGCCAATCCAAGTAGTTGTAATTCTCTCTATGATGATGTAGAGAACCCAGAGTTGAGAGCAATTGTAGAGAAAGTTGCTGCAACAACTCCCTATAGAGAGGAAACATCAACGAACGAGGCTCAATCGCCACCGAATCCGCAGAAGCGCATCAGTGGCAAGCAGCGCAAGGCGACATTAGAGGAGTATCAGCAGACCTTCCTCCAAGTTCCAAGGATTGACGACCGCAAGCCAGTCTTCGTCAATTCCGATGTACGAGACCGTCTTGATCGTGTCGTCCGCATCCTCGGAGGGAGACGCATGAGCGTATCGGGCATCATCGAGAACATCGTGCGCCACCACCTAAGCCTTTATGAAGAGGACTTCGAGGCTTGGCGCAAATTGTGA
- a CDS encoding plasmid mobilization protein translates to MTSIQKQNRKKGGRSPTGRIHKLSKSVTVKFSKPSYEALRLRARKANRKLAEYIRESALNGEVVSGHNAETVAIAKNLIGMANNLNQLTKLSHQRGFHETHVYVVDLLRRLKEILGEYRQASYKPKPSSMGRQEDTT, encoded by the coding sequence ATGACAAGCATACAGAAACAGAACAGGAAAAAGGGTGGAAGATCGCCCACAGGCAGGATTCACAAGCTGTCGAAGTCTGTCACGGTGAAGTTCTCGAAGCCAAGCTACGAGGCTTTGAGACTGAGGGCGAGAAAAGCCAACCGCAAGTTGGCGGAGTACATCCGTGAGTCCGCCTTGAACGGCGAGGTGGTCAGCGGACACAATGCAGAGACGGTAGCCATCGCCAAGAATCTCATCGGCATGGCGAACAACCTCAACCAACTTACCAAGCTGTCGCATCAGAGAGGTTTCCATGAAACCCATGTATATGTGGTGGACTTGTTGAGAAGATTGAAAGAAATCCTTGGCGAGTATCGCCAAGCAAGTTATAAACCGAAGCCAAGCAGTATGGGCAGACAGGAGGATACCACATGA
- a CDS encoding outer membrane beta-barrel protein: MHTGANLSGFAGGKSYAAQDRKMKLGADIGVGVSYETSKKFVYASGIDFLLTAGGYAAMSDYLSNGNLTTAFPSVNSREVSVQIPVKFGYDFTLGEKLHFIPSVGAYGRFSMVSIKENVTENTDGKSGNSFKWNSFNNYQHNTNRLDSYKRWDVGGLIEGKFVYANRYAVTLGYSRGFLDKSPQFKFKNHSYHLTLGYTL; this comes from the coding sequence GTGCATACAGGTGCAAATCTGTCAGGATTTGCTGGCGGCAAATCTTATGCAGCGCAAGACCGAAAAATGAAATTGGGTGCAGACATAGGTGTTGGAGTATCCTATGAAACAAGCAAAAAGTTTGTTTACGCTTCAGGAATAGATTTTCTGTTGACTGCTGGTGGTTATGCTGCTATGTCAGACTATCTTTCTAATGGAAATCTAACAACTGCATTCCCATCTGTTAATTCTAGAGAAGTATCTGTACAAATCCCTGTTAAGTTTGGATATGACTTCACTCTGGGTGAGAAGTTGCATTTCATTCCTTCTGTTGGTGCGTATGGAAGATTTTCCATGGTATCTATCAAGGAGAATGTAACCGAGAATACAGATGGAAAGTCTGGTAATAGCTTCAAATGGAACAGCTTCAACAACTATCAACATAATACCAATCGCCTTGATAGTTATAAGCGATGGGATGTTGGAGGCTTAATTGAAGGAAAGTTTGTTTATGCCAATCGTTATGCTGTAACATTAGGCTATTCTCGTGGTTTTCTTGACAAGTCACCTCAGTTTAAATTCAAAAACCACAGCTATCATCTGACATTGGGATATACATTATAG
- a CDS encoding sensor histidine kinase, with amino-acid sequence MDFNTFVDTGITIEDLCFDIAYCSVYTMFSLLISNILGNIFVKDRISYPRFAIHILLMLTANFAWAVTFENIFDSLWHAGNEVYWDRIYVFGLIATLLTMVNTGLYYCSILIKKEKENVVLTNNLLRQQTNPHFIFNSINTLADLIEENPVQAESFTLKFSEIYRYVVTHLDDDTIPIHEEIHFVKNYCELQEISSPHTMHIEIAEELERCKDKTLPLSIQMMVENAIKHNCHTKEAPLSISIYRQDEYVIVRNVLNPIKSSLPTTQKGLANLRQRYKQIGKELIVSNDDKYFVVKLPIL; translated from the coding sequence ATGGATTTTAACACGTTCGTGGACACAGGTATCACCATCGAAGACTTGTGCTTTGACATTGCGTATTGTTCTGTCTACACCATGTTCTCCTTATTGATTTCAAATATTTTGGGGAACATCTTTGTAAAAGACAGGATAAGCTATCCTCGCTTTGCCATTCATATACTTCTCATGCTGACAGCAAACTTCGCTTGGGCTGTCACTTTTGAAAACATATTCGATAGTCTTTGGCATGCAGGGAACGAGGTTTATTGGGACAGGATATATGTCTTTGGACTAATCGCTACATTGCTGACGATGGTGAATACCGGCCTATATTATTGTTCCATCCTCATCAAGAAAGAGAAGGAAAATGTAGTACTCACCAATAATCTCTTGCGACAACAAACAAATCCACATTTCATATTCAACAGCATCAACACGCTGGCAGATTTGATAGAGGAAAATCCTGTACAGGCAGAAAGTTTTACACTGAAATTCTCAGAAATCTATAGATATGTAGTCACACATTTGGACGATGACACAATACCTATACATGAAGAGATTCATTTCGTGAAGAACTATTGTGAACTCCAAGAGATAAGTTCACCCCATACTATGCATATCGAAATCGCCGAAGAATTAGAAAGGTGCAAGGACAAGACCTTGCCATTGAGCATACAAATGATGGTAGAGAATGCGATTAAGCATAATTGCCATACCAAGGAAGCACCACTTTCTATCTCTATATATCGTCAAGACGAGTATGTCATAGTAAGGAACGTGTTGAATCCAATAAAGAGTTCTTTACCTACAACCCAAAAGGGATTGGCAAACTTGCGCCAGCGTTATAAACAAATCGGAAAGGAGCTAATCGTCAGCAACGATGATAAATATTTTGTAGTAAAACTTCCAATCTTATAA
- a CDS encoding LytR/AlgR family response regulator transcription factor, with translation MKVIIIEDEERGFSRLKRLLQNIDNSMELQGPLTTVKAVVDYLHNPHDEDVIFADIRLGDGDVFEAFMEIAPTAPVIFTTAYNEYALEAFKSNGIAYLQKPILPEELEKALSKAKAMSNERIDYSALIEKMGMTTGRKWRDHFLVHIFDGFKLIKTADVSYFFSENGVVRAFLSDGNSVTINQSLNDLEQQLNPDLFFRANRQYTVNIDSIDKLTNFFKYQMTISLHGFPELQIVVSKDKIMKLKNWLDR, from the coding sequence ATGAAAGTTATAATCATAGAAGATGAAGAACGTGGCTTTTCAAGACTGAAACGCCTCTTGCAAAACATAGACAATTCCATGGAGCTGCAAGGTCCGCTGACCACGGTAAAAGCAGTTGTAGACTATCTGCATAATCCACATGATGAGGATGTAATTTTTGCCGACATTAGGTTGGGCGATGGCGATGTCTTCGAGGCTTTCATGGAAATAGCCCCAACTGCCCCCGTCATATTCACCACAGCCTACAATGAGTATGCTTTGGAGGCTTTCAAAAGCAACGGCATAGCTTATCTTCAAAAACCGATATTGCCAGAAGAACTAGAAAAAGCTCTTTCAAAAGCAAAAGCCATGAGCAATGAGCGCATAGACTATTCTGCTCTCATAGAGAAAATGGGGATGACAACAGGCAGAAAATGGAGAGACCATTTTCTTGTGCATATCTTTGATGGCTTCAAACTTATCAAGACAGCCGACGTAAGCTACTTTTTCTCGGAGAATGGTGTTGTTAGGGCATTCCTAAGTGATGGTAATTCTGTAACCATCAACCAATCCTTGAATGATTTGGAACAGCAACTGAATCCAGACTTGTTCTTCCGTGCCAATCGACAATATACGGTAAATATCGACAGCATCGACAAACTCACCAATTTCTTCAAATACCAAATGACCATTAGCCTTCATGGATTTCCTGAGTTGCAAATTGTGGTCAGCAAAGACAAAATCATGAAATTGAAGAATTGGCTCGACAGATGA
- a CDS encoding HU family DNA-binding protein, with product MEVKGTLKYRKVQRTPQTGENAGKKKWYATSVTDREVDFEGFVSHISDHGSPYSRGTIHGVLMDALDHLQELILDGKSVRLSDLGLFSIGMSSKAEDTKEKVTAASVEGVHLIVRNTKSWSNAELRKKCKIHEYGGYIITDEEGTTGGGDTTQGGGSDTSQGGSGTTGSGNQEGGGGGSQDSGDGLE from the coding sequence ATGGAAGTAAAAGGAACATTGAAATATCGTAAAGTACAGCGCACACCTCAGACTGGTGAAAACGCAGGTAAGAAGAAGTGGTATGCTACTTCGGTAACCGACCGCGAAGTGGATTTCGAGGGATTCGTATCGCATATCTCCGATCACGGCTCGCCATACTCTCGTGGTACCATCCACGGTGTGCTGATGGATGCACTCGACCATCTGCAGGAGCTGATTCTCGACGGCAAGAGCGTGCGTCTCTCTGACCTCGGATTGTTCTCTATCGGTATGAGCTCCAAGGCGGAGGATACCAAGGAGAAGGTGACGGCTGCCAGCGTAGAAGGCGTGCACCTGATTGTGAGAAACACGAAGAGCTGGAGCAATGCCGAGCTGCGCAAGAAGTGCAAGATTCATGAGTACGGCGGCTATATCATCACCGACGAGGAGGGCACCACAGGCGGCGGTGACACAACTCAGGGCGGCGGCTCTGACACCAGCCAGGGCGGCTCAGGTACTACTGGTAGTGGAAACCAAGAAGGCGGCGGAGGCGGCTCTCAGGATAGCGGCGATGGGCTTGAATAA
- a CDS encoding smalltalk protein gives MKANTWKTILQIAISVLTAIATTLGVTSCTL, from the coding sequence ATGAAAGCAAATACTTGGAAAACGATTTTGCAGATTGCAATCTCCGTCCTTACAGCCATCGCTACTACGCTCGGAGTTACCAGCTGTACTCTTTAA
- a CDS encoding RNA methyltransferase: MRKLRTIEMNRLTLEEFKEAEKLPLIVVLDDVRSLYNVGSVFRSCDAFRVEAVYLCGITATPPNVEIHKTALGGEDSVDWEYFKTTEEAVEKLKQKGYFVYSIEQVEGSTKLQNLPEAHSSLSKGYAVIFGNEVKGVKQNIVDMSNGCLEIPQFGTKHSLNVSVTAGIVVWEFAKLLKL; encoded by the coding sequence ATGCGTAAATTAAGAACGATAGAGATGAACCGCCTCACCCTAGAGGAATTCAAGGAAGCCGAGAAGCTGCCCCTGATAGTGGTCCTGGATGATGTGCGTTCATTATATAATGTAGGAAGTGTTTTCCGTTCCTGCGATGCCTTCCGTGTAGAGGCGGTGTATCTCTGCGGAATCACCGCCACCCCTCCCAATGTCGAGATTCATAAGACGGCATTGGGTGGCGAAGACAGCGTGGATTGGGAATACTTCAAGACTACCGAAGAGGCGGTAGAGAAGTTGAAGCAGAAAGGCTACTTTGTATATAGCATCGAGCAGGTAGAAGGCTCCACCAAGCTCCAGAACCTGCCTGAGGCTCACTCCTCCCTCTCCAAAGGCTACGCCGTGATTTTTGGTAACGAGGTGAAGGGAGTCAAGCAGAACATCGTGGATATGAGCAATGGCTGTCTGGAGATTCCTCAGTTCGGTACCAAGCATTCTCTGAATGTCAGCGTAACAGCCGGCATCGTAGTCTGGGAGTTTGCCAAACTCCTGAAACTATAA
- a CDS encoding SufE family protein, with amino-acid sequence MATINELQDEVVEEFQDFTDWMDKYQMLIDLGNELAPLDEKYKNEQNLIDGCQSRVWLQCDYVDGKLVFTADSDALIVKGIIALLIRVLSGHTPTEIMDADLYFVEKIGLKDHLSPTRSNGLLAMIKQIRMYALAYKTKEAEA; translated from the coding sequence ATGGCAACAATTAATGAATTGCAGGATGAAGTAGTAGAGGAGTTCCAGGATTTCACCGACTGGATGGACAAGTATCAGATGCTCATTGACTTGGGCAACGAGTTGGCTCCTCTCGATGAGAAATACAAGAACGAGCAGAACCTTATCGACGGCTGTCAGAGCCGCGTATGGTTGCAATGCGATTATGTAGATGGCAAGCTCGTATTCACTGCCGATAGCGATGCGCTCATCGTAAAGGGTATCATCGCCCTCCTCATCCGTGTGTTGAGCGGTCATACCCCAACCGAGATTATGGATGCCGACCTCTATTTCGTAGAGAAAATTGGTCTGAAAGACCATTTGAGTCCAACCCGCAGCAATGGTCTTCTGGCGATGATCAAGCAGATTCGCATGTATGCCCTTGCCTACAAGACCAAGGAGGCAGAGGCTTAA
- a CDS encoding peptidase U32 family protein has translation MNTKINEFEVMAPVGSRESLAAAIQAGADSVYFGIGKLNMRSHSANHFTIDDLREIAATCNEHGIKTYLTVNTVIYDNDIPTMKEIIDAAKEAGISAVIASDVAVMSYCNEVGEEVHLSTQLNISNTEALKFYARFADVSVLARELNMDQVKHIHEQIEQQNICGPMGKQIRIEMFCHGALCMAVSGKCYMSLANANRSANRGECVQICRRSYTVTDNETGNQLEIDNKYVMSPKDLKTIRFIDRMMDAGVRVFKIEGRARGPEYVYTVVKCYKEAIAAVLDGTFTEEKKDEWDEKLATVFNRGFWDGYYQGQTLGEWNKHYGSVATEKKVLVGKVMKYFSKLGVAEVAVEASTFDKGEKLLITGNTTGVMYLNADEIRYDLKPVETAQQGWRVSIPVPDKVRPNDKLYKLITVNEIKEIK, from the coding sequence ATGAATACAAAGATAAACGAATTTGAAGTGATGGCACCAGTGGGCTCACGCGAGTCACTGGCTGCTGCCATACAGGCTGGTGCCGACTCCGTATACTTTGGTATCGGCAAGTTGAACATGCGTTCCCATTCAGCCAACCATTTTACTATCGATGATTTGCGTGAGATAGCTGCTACCTGCAACGAGCATGGCATCAAGACCTATCTCACCGTCAATACTGTCATCTACGACAACGACATCCCAACGATGAAGGAAATCATCGATGCTGCCAAGGAGGCAGGCATCTCTGCTGTCATCGCCAGCGATGTGGCTGTAATGAGCTATTGCAATGAAGTGGGCGAGGAGGTTCACTTATCCACACAGTTAAATATCTCAAACACAGAGGCTTTGAAGTTTTATGCACGCTTTGCTGATGTTTCCGTACTGGCACGTGAATTGAACATGGACCAGGTGAAGCACATCCATGAGCAGATAGAGCAGCAGAACATCTGCGGACCTATGGGCAAGCAGATTCGTATCGAAATGTTCTGTCATGGTGCTCTGTGCATGGCTGTATCGGGCAAGTGCTACATGAGCCTTGCTAATGCCAACCGCTCTGCCAACCGTGGCGAGTGTGTGCAGATCTGCCGCCGCAGCTATACTGTTACAGATAACGAAACTGGCAACCAGCTTGAAATCGATAACAAGTATGTGATGAGTCCGAAGGACCTGAAGACCATCCGCTTCATCGACCGCATGATGGATGCCGGTGTGCGCGTCTTCAAGATTGAAGGCCGTGCCCGTGGTCCTGAATACGTATATACTGTAGTGAAATGTTATAAGGAGGCGATAGCTGCCGTGCTCGACGGAACCTTTACCGAGGAGAAGAAGGATGAGTGGGATGAGAAACTCGCCACCGTCTTCAACCGTGGTTTCTGGGATGGTTATTACCAGGGGCAGACTCTCGGTGAATGGAACAAGCATTACGGTTCCGTAGCTACCGAGAAGAAGGTGCTAGTGGGCAAGGTGATGAAATATTTCTCTAAGTTGGGTGTGGCAGAAGTAGCCGTAGAGGCATCTACCTTCGACAAGGGCGAGAAACTGTTGATTACGGGTAACACCACCGGCGTAATGTATCTCAATGCCGATGAAATCCGCTACGACCTGAAACCGGTAGAAACAGCGCAGCAGGGCTGGAGAGTTTCCATCCCTGTACCAGATAAGGTACGCCCTAACGACAAGCTCTATAAGTTGATAACAGTAAACGAAATTAAAGAAATAAAATAA
- a CDS encoding FimB/Mfa2 family fimbrial subunit, with product MKNVFTSGMILFLAMTTMVSCTQENVMLETTPQVKNQEVRFCFFESSIVPIGQDEESNLARTRANGSEKSLKDAKLYTDLQVCLIPKGDETTAGYTVRQENWDDKFGNVSLQVPAGEYTLVAVAAKTDLQQEERIEVKSRYEMTFANNIVRDMAYTLQNIKVETGSKAVTQNVSLKRAVSCFRLEATDPMPLTTNTQDITISGSCGTVFNPSTGFCKEKATITRSWTFDPKKYQKPYIFFTLYTLLTGNDVTDIHITTAGKDKEGKAVKTVSFDNVHLVIGKKTTYTGPLYTYPANNMSFTVNQPEIPASGYDKKF from the coding sequence ATGAAGAATGTTTTTACCTCAGGAATGATTCTGTTCCTGGCAATGACCACAATGGTTAGTTGCACACAAGAAAACGTGATGCTTGAAACAACACCACAAGTCAAGAACCAAGAAGTAAGATTCTGCTTCTTCGAAAGCTCCATTGTGCCTATCGGTCAGGATGAAGAGAGCAATCTTGCCAGAACAAGAGCCAACGGGAGCGAGAAATCGCTCAAGGATGCAAAACTCTACACAGATCTGCAAGTATGTCTCATTCCGAAAGGAGATGAAACTACTGCCGGCTATACCGTAAGACAGGAAAACTGGGATGACAAATTCGGAAACGTCAGCCTGCAGGTGCCGGCAGGAGAATACACGCTCGTTGCCGTAGCAGCAAAAACTGATTTGCAGCAGGAAGAACGAATCGAAGTTAAATCAAGGTATGAAATGACCTTTGCCAACAATATCGTACGCGATATGGCGTATACCCTGCAGAATATCAAGGTGGAAACGGGCAGCAAAGCCGTAACACAGAATGTTTCGCTGAAACGTGCCGTCAGCTGTTTCAGACTGGAAGCTACCGACCCGATGCCTCTTACTACCAATACGCAGGATATCACAATAAGCGGAAGCTGCGGTACGGTATTCAATCCTTCTACCGGATTCTGCAAAGAAAAGGCTACCATCACCCGAAGTTGGACTTTCGATCCCAAAAAATACCAGAAACCATACATCTTCTTCACACTCTACACCCTTCTGACCGGCAATGATGTAACCGACATTCATATAACAACTGCCGGAAAGGACAAGGAAGGAAAAGCAGTAAAGACCGTCAGCTTTGACAACGTACACCTGGTCATCGGAAAGAAGACTACCTATACCGGTCCGCTCTACACCTACCCTGCCAACAATATGTCGTTCACAGTCAACCAGCCGGAGATTCCAGCATCAGGCTATGACAAGAAATTTTAA
- a CDS encoding C1 family peptidase, translating into MERKNIITIGLALLVFAGCGYRQQRAGISETGGGEDYLPEHIHLISTTPVKDQGNSELCWAYGMLATIESEHIMKGDSVNLSIAYIARMMLEEQALEYYFAQGKKNISLRGTAPMLIHYIDKYGAQPYDSYEDPKHVNYKVLCRKVQKLCDGAISQKAGISQLKEELNDLFDAEIGYMPAKAVHMLGAEYTPQEFAHSVCYPEEYVSLTSFSHHPYREYFALEIPDNRMHDAYLNLPLDELMLHIRKAVKKGHPVCWEGDISEPGFKEPRKNCVDIQPMERPVTQASRQKEFEQLRTTDDHVMEIIGTFMKDKQRFYVCRNSWGKNWGNKGLIYLSEDYLRLKTIAVSMSEEAYLYDRSVRLVVPYSSPKDSINLLSIYNKV; encoded by the coding sequence ATGGAAAGAAAGAACATTATAACCATAGGACTCGCTCTGCTTGTATTCGCCGGTTGCGGATACAGACAGCAGCGAGCCGGTATCTCAGAGACAGGTGGAGGCGAGGATTATCTTCCGGAGCATATCCACCTGATCAGTACTACGCCCGTCAAGGACCAGGGCAACAGCGAACTCTGCTGGGCATACGGCATGCTTGCCACCATCGAAAGCGAGCACATCATGAAGGGGGATTCCGTGAATCTCTCCATCGCCTACATAGCCCGCATGATGCTGGAAGAACAGGCACTGGAATATTACTTTGCACAGGGAAAGAAGAACATCAGCCTGCGCGGTACTGCCCCGATGCTGATACATTATATAGATAAGTATGGTGCACAACCTTACGACAGCTATGAAGATCCGAAGCACGTGAACTACAAGGTGCTCTGCCGCAAGGTGCAGAAACTGTGCGATGGCGCCATCTCGCAGAAAGCGGGCATCAGCCAGCTCAAGGAGGAACTGAACGACCTGTTTGACGCAGAAATAGGCTACATGCCTGCCAAGGCCGTACACATGCTGGGTGCCGAATATACCCCTCAAGAGTTTGCCCACAGCGTATGCTATCCCGAGGAGTATGTATCGCTCACCAGTTTCTCGCATCATCCTTACAGAGAATACTTTGCGCTCGAGATTCCCGATAACCGGATGCACGATGCCTATCTGAACCTTCCACTCGACGAGCTGATGCTCCACATCAGGAAGGCGGTAAAAAAAGGACACCCGGTATGCTGGGAAGGTGACATCAGCGAACCTGGCTTCAAGGAACCAAGGAAGAACTGTGTAGACATACAGCCGATGGAACGCCCCGTGACCCAGGCATCGCGACAGAAGGAGTTTGAACAGCTTCGCACCACCGATGATCATGTGATGGAAATCATAGGTACCTTCATGAAAGACAAGCAGAGATTCTACGTCTGCCGCAATTCATGGGGCAAGAACTGGGGCAACAAGGGACTCATCTACCTATCGGAAGACTATCTGCGCCTCAAGACCATCGCCGTATCCATGAGCGAAGAGGCATATCTGTACGACCGGTCAGTGCGATTAGTCGTACCTTACTCATCTCCCAAAGACAGCATAAACCTCCTCTCTATATATAATAAGGTATAA